The following proteins are encoded in a genomic region of Alistipes shahii WAL 8301:
- a CDS encoding site-specific integrase codes for MKEKEVIRLRRKATQSGESLYLDIYFKGKRRYEFLRLYLIPERTKADRLKNEQTLRLAIAIKSRRTIELFNNKYGFATEKPDVNLIEYIQLVAANKLKQGRIGIKGTFDTLVYHLTKYHGDKIALQDIDIRYVKGFVQYLSTAIARTSGEVLKSSSQHNIYTSLKIIIHQAIKDELVTSDPTKSVDPPRMVLPHKEHLTEEELKRLIQTPCPKEMVKRSFLFCCFTGLRISDVQKLIWKEVVTTNNETYINFRQKKTKIENYVPLSENAISVLPSKRENTETDSVFDLPKESTIRKVLKKWVSDSGIDKHITFHCARHTCATLLLNSGVDIYTVKEILGHTDIGTTMQYAKVVDKTKREAVNSIPVLY; via the coding sequence ATGAAAGAAAAAGAAGTCATAAGATTACGCAGGAAAGCAACCCAATCAGGAGAATCCCTCTACCTCGACATTTATTTCAAAGGAAAACGTCGGTACGAATTTTTGCGTCTGTATCTCATTCCGGAACGGACAAAAGCAGACCGACTCAAAAACGAACAAACACTCCGACTGGCAATTGCAATCAAATCCCGGAGAACGATCGAACTGTTCAACAACAAATACGGATTTGCAACGGAAAAACCGGATGTCAATCTGATAGAGTATATACAACTGGTTGCCGCAAACAAACTGAAACAGGGAAGAATCGGAATCAAGGGAACTTTCGACACTCTGGTTTACCATTTGACAAAATATCATGGGGATAAGATTGCACTGCAAGATATTGACATCCGTTATGTTAAAGGATTCGTACAATACCTGTCGACAGCAATTGCAAGGACAAGTGGTGAGGTATTGAAATCATCATCCCAACACAACATTTACACCAGTCTCAAAATAATCATCCATCAGGCAATCAAGGATGAACTGGTGACATCCGATCCGACCAAATCGGTCGATCCTCCCCGAATGGTTCTACCCCACAAGGAACACCTGACGGAAGAAGAGTTGAAGAGATTGATTCAAACCCCATGTCCGAAAGAGATGGTCAAGAGGTCATTTTTGTTTTGCTGTTTTACCGGATTACGAATTTCGGATGTTCAAAAACTAATATGGAAAGAGGTGGTGACGACCAATAATGAAACCTATATCAACTTTCGGCAGAAAAAAACAAAAATTGAGAATTACGTTCCTTTGTCCGAAAACGCAATATCGGTTCTTCCTTCCAAGAGAGAGAATACAGAGACAGATTCGGTTTTCGATCTACCGAAGGAATCGACAATTCGCAAAGTATTGAAAAAGTGGGTATCGGATTCCGGTATCGACAAACACATCACATTTCATTGTGCAAGACACACCTGCGCAACTCTGTTGCTGAATTCCGGGGTTGACATCTATACCGTCAAGGAGATATTGGGACATACCGATATCGGAACCACCATGCAATATGCAAAGGTCGTTGACAAAACGAAACGAGAAGCAGTCAATAGCATCCCTGTCCTATATTGA
- a CDS encoding aminotransferase class I/II-fold pyridoxal phosphate-dependent enzyme, which translates to MVDIFARLEKNAGGPIGQYMSYAHGYYAFPKLEGDIGPHMVFRGKKMLNWSLNNYLGLANHPEVRKADAEGAAQFGMAAPMGARMMSGQTVYHERLERELAAFVGKEDAFLLNFGYQGMISIIDCLLTPRDVVVYDAEAHACIIDGLRLHKGKRFVFGHNDMESLRLQLQHATDLAEEQNGGVLVITEGVFGMKGDLGKLDEIVALKKDFQFRLLVDDAHGFGTMGPGGRGTAAHFGVVDGVDVLFNTFAKSMAGIGAFVSGPRWLINLLRYNMRSQLYAKSLPMPMVIGALKRLELIRNHPEFQEKLWENVRALQSSLKENGFEIGVTNSPVTPVFLKGGIPEATNLVVDLRENHGIFCSMVVYPVIPKGEIILRIIPTAVHTLEDVKVTIEAFKAVREKLETGVYASMPIPARADEGFMVR; encoded by the coding sequence ATGGTTGATATTTTTGCACGCCTCGAGAAAAATGCGGGCGGACCGATCGGTCAGTACATGTCGTACGCCCACGGTTATTATGCCTTTCCCAAACTCGAAGGCGACATCGGTCCCCACATGGTTTTCCGGGGCAAGAAGATGCTCAACTGGAGCCTGAACAATTACCTCGGACTGGCCAACCACCCCGAAGTGCGCAAGGCCGACGCCGAAGGCGCCGCGCAGTTCGGCATGGCGGCCCCGATGGGCGCCCGCATGATGAGCGGACAGACCGTTTACCACGAGCGTCTGGAGCGTGAGCTGGCCGCGTTTGTCGGCAAGGAGGATGCCTTCCTGCTCAATTTCGGTTACCAGGGCATGATCTCGATCATCGACTGCCTGCTGACCCCCCGCGACGTGGTCGTCTACGATGCCGAGGCGCACGCCTGCATCATCGACGGACTGCGCCTGCACAAGGGCAAACGCTTCGTTTTCGGACATAACGACATGGAGTCGCTGCGTCTGCAGTTGCAGCATGCCACGGATCTGGCCGAGGAGCAGAACGGCGGCGTGCTGGTGATCACCGAGGGCGTGTTCGGCATGAAGGGCGACCTGGGCAAGCTCGACGAGATCGTGGCGCTGAAGAAGGATTTCCAGTTCCGTCTGTTGGTGGACGACGCCCACGGCTTCGGTACGATGGGTCCGGGCGGTCGCGGCACGGCGGCGCATTTCGGCGTTGTCGACGGCGTGGACGTGCTCTTCAACACCTTCGCCAAGTCGATGGCCGGGATCGGCGCTTTCGTGAGCGGTCCCCGCTGGCTGATTAACCTGCTGCGCTACAACATGCGTTCGCAGCTTTACGCCAAGTCGCTCCCGATGCCGATGGTGATCGGCGCGCTGAAGCGTCTGGAGCTGATCCGCAACCACCCCGAATTCCAGGAGAAACTCTGGGAGAACGTCCGTGCGCTCCAAAGCAGCCTGAAAGAGAACGGGTTCGAGATCGGTGTGACCAACTCGCCGGTGACGCCCGTCTTCCTGAAGGGCGGCATTCCCGAGGCCACGAATCTGGTCGTGGACCTGCGCGAGAACCACGGTATTTTCTGCTCGATGGTGGTTTATCCCGTGATTCCGAAGGGTGAGATCATCCTGCGCATCATCCCGACGGCGGTGCATACGCTGGAGGATGTGAAGGTTACGATTGAGGCTTTCAAGGCCGTTCGCGAGAAACTCGAAACCGGCGTATACGCTTCGATGCCCATTCCGGCACGTGCCGACGAAGGGTTTATGGTCCGCTAA
- a CDS encoding dicarboxylate/amino acid:cation symporter, which produces MKFKFGLLPRVVLAIALGVACGFFLPGWATRIALTFNAIFGQFLGFAIPLLILGLVAPGIADLGRNAGRLLALTAALAYAFTLFSGFGTYLTGRLLFPALLEGSAAVLPEEGAALAPYFTVEMPPVMGVMSALVLAFVLGLGMAYIRSVTLKAAMDDFKRIIELVILRVIIPLLPFYIFGIFLSMTQSGQVAGVLDVFVKLIAVIFCMTVVLLLVQFSVAGLAARKNPLKMLRTMLTAYMTALGTQSSAATIPVTLAQTVKLGVRPELASFVVPLCATIHLSGSMMKITACALAVSMIAGLDIPASTFAGFILLLAVTMVAAPGVPGGAIMAALGLLESMLGFDETLAGLMIATYIAMDSFGTATNVTGDGAVAVIVDAIDRRR; this is translated from the coding sequence ATGAAATTCAAATTCGGACTTTTGCCGCGCGTCGTGCTGGCCATTGCGCTGGGCGTCGCCTGCGGATTCTTCCTCCCCGGCTGGGCGACGCGCATCGCGCTGACCTTCAATGCGATTTTCGGGCAGTTTCTGGGATTCGCCATTCCGCTGCTGATTCTCGGGCTGGTGGCTCCGGGCATCGCCGATCTGGGCCGGAACGCCGGGCGTCTGCTGGCCCTGACCGCCGCGCTGGCCTATGCCTTCACGCTCTTTTCGGGGTTCGGGACCTATCTGACGGGGCGGCTTCTCTTTCCGGCGCTGCTCGAAGGCTCCGCCGCCGTATTGCCCGAGGAAGGGGCGGCCCTTGCGCCCTATTTCACGGTCGAAATGCCTCCCGTGATGGGTGTGATGTCGGCGCTGGTCCTCGCCTTCGTGCTGGGGCTGGGCATGGCCTATATCCGTTCGGTGACGCTCAAGGCGGCGATGGACGATTTCAAGCGGATCATCGAGCTGGTGATTCTGCGCGTCATCATTCCGCTGCTGCCCTTCTACATTTTCGGCATCTTTCTGTCGATGACCCAGTCGGGGCAGGTGGCCGGGGTGCTGGACGTCTTCGTGAAACTGATCGCGGTGATCTTCTGCATGACGGTCGTGCTGCTTCTCGTGCAGTTCTCCGTCGCGGGGCTTGCGGCGCGTAAAAATCCGCTGAAGATGCTCCGCACGATGCTCACCGCCTACATGACGGCCCTCGGAACGCAGTCGTCCGCCGCGACGATCCCCGTGACGCTGGCCCAGACCGTGAAGCTCGGCGTGCGGCCCGAACTGGCGTCGTTCGTCGTGCCGCTGTGCGCCACGATCCACCTCTCGGGTTCGATGATGAAGATCACGGCCTGTGCGCTGGCCGTGTCGATGATAGCCGGGCTGGACATTCCGGCGTCGACCTTCGCGGGGTTCATCCTGCTGCTGGCCGTGACGATGGTGGCGGCTCCGGGCGTGCCGGGAGGGGCGATCATGGCGGCGCTGGGACTGTTGGAGTCGATGCTCGGTTTCGACGAGACCCTCGCGGGGCTGATGATCGCCACCTACATCGCCATGGACAGCTTCGGAACGGCGACCAACGTGACGGGCGACGGCGCCGTGGCGGTGATCGTCGATGCGATCGACCGGCGGCGTTGA
- a CDS encoding phage/plasmid replication protein produces the protein MFDTININLKSIDTHQLNFVKTVTRDLNVDTTTSRYGTTYTSHIDNLTIRTTTQGVSIGNGSLCKFLYGNNIVNFTRTDTRLAFEKLSDTLHISLNNATVSRMDVAYNFDVTYPPESYFYHLGNLPYYKRLEQMFYKGVEGLYYSSVSDKKQLVFYDKIKETTNRKDYVPPEYQNKNLLRYELRLKNRIKQIFKVNKVTVPMLYDVEFYNRIVDYWKSEYRKIVKQNEYEIDITDCKGIRDLNKIGILLLVEQQGGMNEFFKKLDQQYNTGRLDKRQRSEIKRQTKELMQNNSIGVVRSPLIEELNTLVEGV, from the coding sequence ATGTTCGATACTATCAATATAAATCTTAAATCGATTGATACCCACCAATTGAATTTTGTCAAGACGGTTACTCGTGATCTGAATGTCGATACAACCACATCCCGATATGGAACCACATATACCTCCCATATTGACAACCTGACTATCCGAACAACGACACAAGGAGTATCCATCGGCAACGGCAGTCTTTGCAAGTTCCTTTACGGGAACAATATTGTCAACTTTACGAGGACTGACACCCGACTTGCATTTGAAAAATTGTCTGACACGTTGCATATCTCGTTGAACAATGCAACCGTTTCCCGGATGGATGTTGCATACAATTTCGATGTTACCTATCCTCCGGAATCTTATTTCTATCATTTGGGGAACTTACCTTACTACAAACGTTTGGAACAGATGTTCTACAAGGGGGTCGAAGGATTGTATTACAGTTCGGTCTCCGACAAAAAACAATTGGTGTTCTACGACAAGATCAAGGAAACAACCAATCGCAAAGATTACGTTCCACCGGAATATCAAAACAAAAATTTATTGCGGTATGAACTTCGTTTGAAAAATCGCATCAAACAAATTTTCAAAGTGAACAAGGTGACTGTTCCGATGTTGTATGATGTCGAATTTTACAATCGAATTGTCGATTACTGGAAATCGGAATACCGAAAGATTGTCAAGCAAAATGAATATGAGATCGACATTACCGATTGCAAAGGGATTAGAGACTTGAACAAAATCGGAATATTATTGTTGGTCGAACAACAGGGAGGGATGAACGAGTTCTTCAAAAAATTGGACCAACAATACAACACAGGGAGACTGGATAAACGACAACGTTCGGAAATCAAACGTCAAACCAAAGAATTGATGCAAAACAATTCGATAGGAGTAGTCCGTAGTCCTCTTATCGAGGAGTTGAATACACTCGTTGAGGGGGTGTAA
- a CDS encoding radical SAM protein: protein MTALFHDIIFGPVHSRRLGLSLGVNLLPLSSKLCSFDCIYCECGWNAEHPGGRRFNSREDVRTQLEATLRRMVADSTPPDVITFAGNGEPTMHPDFEAVIGDTIALRDALCPAAKVSVLSNATQIHRDSVRRALLRVDNNILKLDSAFDATVRRMNNPQSASYTVRGIVEAMKRFDGRMILQTMFLRGECGGQPVDNTTEEEVSAWLRLVAEIRPRQVMVYSLDRDTPCPTLEKVTKEELQAIAARVEALGIPCSVA from the coding sequence ATGACAGCGCTATTTCACGACATTATCTTCGGCCCGGTGCATTCGCGGCGACTGGGCCTTTCGCTGGGAGTCAACCTGCTCCCGCTCTCCTCGAAACTCTGCTCGTTCGACTGCATCTACTGCGAGTGCGGCTGGAATGCCGAGCACCCGGGCGGACGACGCTTCAACAGCCGCGAGGACGTGCGCACGCAGCTCGAAGCCACCCTGCGGCGCATGGTGGCCGACTCCACGCCGCCCGACGTGATCACCTTCGCCGGCAACGGCGAACCGACCATGCACCCCGATTTCGAAGCCGTCATCGGCGACACGATCGCCCTGCGCGACGCGCTGTGCCCCGCGGCGAAGGTCTCGGTGCTCTCCAACGCCACGCAGATCCACCGCGACAGCGTCCGCCGCGCCCTGCTGCGCGTGGACAACAACATCCTCAAACTCGATTCGGCGTTCGACGCGACGGTGCGGCGGATGAACAACCCGCAAAGCGCGTCCTACACGGTGCGGGGCATCGTCGAAGCGATGAAACGCTTCGACGGGCGCATGATTCTGCAAACGATGTTCCTGCGCGGGGAGTGCGGCGGACAGCCCGTCGACAACACCACCGAAGAGGAAGTCTCGGCCTGGCTCCGGCTCGTCGCCGAAATCCGCCCGCGGCAGGTGATGGTCTACTCGCTCGACCGCGACACCCCCTGCCCGACGCTCGAAAAAGTCACCAAAGAGGAGTTGCAGGCCATCGCCGCGCGCGTCGAAGCGCTCGGCATCCCCTGCTCCGTAGCTTAA
- a CDS encoding PL29 family lyase N-terminal domain-containing protein, giving the protein MKKILSVFCIATLLFASCSDEYEDSKLWQNVNDLKDRIASLEKTVQTMNSDIGSIQSIVDAINARDYIVKIEELADKSGYTITFAKGNTITIKHGKDGIDGKDSHIIGIDIYEGIYYWTITTNGNKTWLLDNDGNKLKVSGVDGKTAYDLAVEKGYKGTLEEWLESLKGSGSEGKSAYELAVEKGYEGTLDEWLESLKGSNGSDGQDGSNGKSAYELAVEKGYSGTIEEWLESLNGTDGKDGSDGENGKDGITPILGVDSEGYWTIDMGNGVQRLKDANGEDVKAIGQDGTDGKDGVDGSSFFNNVRYDDNFVYFTFTDGKTVSIPLSKGVSFTVIGVSAEQSFEYGETRTFDIVQNNIAKISISKPDGWKVSVLGDIMTVIAPPQENTFAEESGEIAITAMGTDSKSFVMFLFSVKVEPYIQFKDSKFEEYILANFDKDGNGSISQSEANEIISINCNNMGIESLDEIKQFLNLKVLYFFKNQVTSLDVKDCKNLTTLGCIDNPITSLDVSQCINLAILQCGSSYGSPKYLKSLKVNKTIKHIDCRWSLITSLDASNCIKLEQIYVPDNKLKTLSLNNCTQLNSIICYTNEIPELNIEGCINITDIDCRYNALTTLDVSGCPNLESLTCDNNPNLTLYFKTGQFIENLTKDVHTQIVYK; this is encoded by the coding sequence ATGAAAAAAATTCTATCGGTATTTTGTATTGCCACATTGTTATTTGCAAGTTGCAGTGATGAGTATGAAGACAGTAAACTGTGGCAAAATGTCAACGATCTGAAAGATCGGATTGCATCCTTGGAGAAAACGGTACAGACTATGAACTCGGACATCGGTTCAATTCAGAGTATTGTCGATGCAATCAATGCAAGGGATTACATTGTCAAAATAGAAGAACTTGCAGACAAGAGTGGATATACAATCACTTTTGCAAAAGGGAATACCATTACCATTAAACATGGCAAGGACGGAATCGATGGCAAAGATTCCCATATTATCGGTATTGACATCTACGAAGGTATCTATTATTGGACAATCACAACCAATGGAAACAAGACTTGGTTGTTGGATAACGATGGAAACAAACTGAAAGTTTCCGGAGTAGATGGCAAAACTGCATATGATCTTGCAGTTGAAAAAGGTTATAAGGGGACATTGGAGGAGTGGTTGGAATCATTGAAAGGTTCAGGTTCCGAAGGGAAATCTGCATATGAACTTGCTGTTGAAAAAGGATATGAGGGGACATTGGACGAGTGGTTGGAATCATTGAAAGGATCGAATGGTTCCGACGGACAAGATGGATCGAATGGCAAATCTGCATACGAACTGGCAGTCGAGAAAGGATATTCCGGAACCATCGAAGAATGGCTGGAATCCTTGAATGGAACCGATGGTAAGGATGGTTCTGATGGAGAAAACGGCAAAGATGGTATTACTCCGATTTTGGGTGTCGATTCCGAAGGATATTGGACAATCGACATGGGGAATGGTGTTCAGAGACTGAAAGATGCAAACGGAGAAGATGTAAAAGCAATCGGACAGGATGGAACAGACGGTAAAGATGGGGTTGACGGTAGTTCTTTCTTCAACAATGTCCGTTATGACGATAATTTCGTGTATTTTACATTCACCGATGGAAAAACGGTATCCATTCCCTTATCCAAAGGTGTATCTTTCACGGTAATAGGAGTTTCGGCAGAACAATCATTCGAATACGGGGAAACAAGAACGTTTGATATTGTACAGAACAATATTGCTAAAATTTCAATCTCGAAACCTGACGGATGGAAAGTTTCTGTTCTTGGTGATATAATGACTGTTATTGCACCTCCCCAAGAGAATACTTTTGCAGAAGAGAGTGGTGAAATTGCAATTACTGCAATGGGTACGGACTCCAAGAGTTTTGTCATGTTCTTGTTTTCCGTAAAAGTTGAACCATACATCCAGTTCAAAGATTCTAAATTTGAGGAGTATATCCTTGCAAATTTTGATAAAGATGGCAATGGTTCTATCAGTCAATCAGAAGCAAATGAAATTATTTCCATCAATTGTAATAACATGGGAATCGAATCATTAGATGAAATCAAACAATTTCTCAACCTTAAAGTATTATATTTTTTTAAGAATCAAGTAACATCATTGGACGTTAAAGATTGTAAGAATTTAACAACTCTTGGTTGTATTGACAATCCAATAACTTCATTAGATGTTAGTCAGTGTATTAATTTGGCTATATTGCAATGTGGAAGTTCATATGGAAGTCCAAAATATTTAAAATCATTAAAAGTAAATAAAACAATAAAACATATTGATTGTAGATGGTCTCTTATAACATCATTAGATGCAAGCAATTGTATTAAATTAGAACAGATATATGTCCCAGACAACAAATTGAAAACCTTATCTCTGAATAATTGCACTCAATTGAATTCTATTATTTGTTATACCAATGAGATACCAGAACTTAATATAGAAGGTTGTATCAATATAACAGACATCGATTGTCGTTATAATGCACTTACAACTTTGGATGTGAGTGGATGTCCGAATTTGGAAAGTTTGACTTGCGATAACAATCCGAACCTTACATTATATTTTAAGACCGGTCAGTTTATTGAAAATTTAACCAAAGACGTACATACTCAAATTGTCTATAAATAG
- a CDS encoding helix-turn-helix domain-containing protein encodes MRTELQTELQEIKQLLLLNNKTVLTPDEVSLMYGLSKDYLYHLTSERVIPFHKPNGKKIFFDKEEVENWLLQNRQDTVEETQQKATLYNLKNKGGVR; translated from the coding sequence ATGAGAACAGAATTACAAACTGAACTACAAGAGATTAAACAATTGTTGTTGTTGAACAACAAAACCGTATTGACACCCGACGAAGTATCGTTGATGTACGGATTGAGTAAAGACTACTTGTATCACCTGACCAGTGAACGGGTGATCCCGTTTCATAAACCGAACGGCAAAAAAATTTTCTTCGACAAGGAGGAGGTAGAGAATTGGTTGTTGCAGAACCGACAGGATACCGTCGAAGAAACACAGCAAAAAGCAACGTTGTACAATTTGAAAAATAAGGGAGGAGTACGATGA